A single genomic interval of Pyrus communis chromosome 7, drPyrComm1.1, whole genome shotgun sequence harbors:
- the LOC137740796 gene encoding uncharacterized mitochondrial protein AtMg00810-like, with amino-acid sequence MKKNGYCQSHSDHTLFVKRKLNKVNALIIYIDYMIITGDDFDEILRLQINLVVEFKMKNLGDLKYFLGVKVARSSRGIFLSQRKYVLDLLKETGMLGCKPVDTPIVEKHHLGIYSDQVPVDKGKYQRLVGRLIYLAHTCPHIAYAVSVVSQFMHSPSADHMAAVMHILAYLKSALGKGILYGRHGHLRIEGFTDADWAGDVTDRRSISGYFTFVGGNLVTWRSKKQKVVSRSSAEVEYRGMVQGICEILWLCKLLWGLGFKPKDTMKLYCDNKSARDIVDNPVQHDKTKHVEVDRHFIKEKLERKIVSLLFVTSEEQLTDVLTHAVLM; translated from the exons ATGAAGAAGAATGGATATTGTCAGAGTCATTCCGACCATACGCTGTTTGTGAAGCGTAAATTGAATAAAGTAAATGCGTTGATTATCTATATAGATTACATGATTATTACAGGAGATGATTTTGATGAAATATTAAGGTTGCAGATAAACCTTGTGGTAGAATTCAAAATGAAGAACTTGGGAGACTTAAAATATTTTCTGGGAGTTAAAGTTGCCCGTTCATCCAGAGGTATTTTCTTGTCTCAGCGTAAATATGTGTTGGATTTGTTGAAGGAAACTGGTATGCTAGGGTGTAAACCTGTAGACACTCCTATTGTTGAGAAACATCATCTGGGCATATATTCGGATCAGGTACCGGTTGATAAAGGCAAATATCAAAGACTTGTaggaagattgatttatttggcTCATACTTGTCCTCACATTGCCTATGCTGTGAGTGTTGTGagtcagtttatgcactcaCCAAGTGCAGACCATATGGCTGCAGTCATGCATATTTTAGCATATTTGAAGTCCGCACTAGGAAAAGGAATATTATATGGGAGACACGGACATCTGAGAATTGAAGGTTTtactgatgcagattgggctggtGATGTAACTGATAGGCGATCGATATCTGGATACTTTACTTTTGTTGGAGGTAATTTAGTTACGTGGCGTAGTAAGAAACAGAAAGTGGTATCCCGATCATCAGCTGAAGTCGAGTACAGAGGTATGGTGCAAGGAATTTGTGAGATTCTTTGGTTGTGTAAGCTTCTTTGGGGACTTGGGTTCAAACCAAAGGATACTATGAAGTTATATTGTGATAACAAGTCTGCAAGGGATATAGTGGACAATCCAGTACAACATGATAAGACGAAGCACGTGGAGGTTGACAGACATTTTATCAAGGAAAAACTCGAAAGAAAAATTGTATCTCTTCTGTTTGTCACTTCCGAGGAGCAACTTACAGATGTCCTTACTCATGCA GTTCTGATGTGA
- the LOC137738688 gene encoding uncharacterized protein isoform X2, with protein sequence MKMQAPSLSSYTTLLHIPCPTAATATATTPKALLLVPQKSPNLAATASDFTFSIFRNPNLFTAVSQFSSSPHVQVQCSSSNKVDSSILSQDDGDDDATESVAIGEDIDLDIDIEIVIEKMGNNCRRIRLEIGIEAPLNTVWNLLTDYERLADFIPGLAVCRVLDKTDGYARLLQIGEQKLALGLKFNAKGIVDCYETPLETLPNNFGHKRDIRFNMVEGDFEIFQGKWSLQQQHPHPQEN encoded by the exons atgaaaatgcAAGCTCCAAGTCTTAGTAGTTACACAACTCTGCTCCATATCCCTTGTCCCACTGCTGCAACTGCAACTGCAACAACTCCAAAAGCATTGCTGCTGGTACCACAAAAAAGCCCTAACCTTGCAGCGACAGCGAGTGATtttactttttctatttttagaaATCCAAACCTTTTCACCGCCGTCTCTCAATTCAGTAGCAGTCCTCATGTGCAGGTGCAGTGCTCATCTTCAAACAAGGTCGATTCGTCCATCTTGTCCCAGGATGATGGTGATGACGATGCTACAGAATCGGTAGCCATAGGCGAAGATATTGATCTTGATATAGATATAGAAATAGTGATAGAGAAGATGGGAAACAACTGCCGGAGGATCCGGTTGGAAATTGGGATAGAAGCCCCACTCAACACCGTCTGGAATCTATTGACTGATTACGAGAGATTGGCCGACTTCATTCCGGGACTCGCCGTCTGCCGAGTGCTCGATAAGACGGACGGCTATGCTCGGCTTTtgcag ATTGGGGAGCAGAAGTTGGCGTTGGGGCTGAAATTCAATGCTAAAGGGATCGTAGATTGTTACGAGACTCCACTTGAGACCCTTCCTAATAATTTCGGTCACAAGCGTGATATCCGATTTAACATGGTTGAAGGCGACTTCGAAATCTTTCAAGGAAAATGGTCTCTCCAACAGCAACACCCACACCCGCAG gaaaattaa
- the LOC137738688 gene encoding uncharacterized protein isoform X1: MKMQAPSLSSYTTLLHIPCPTAATATATTPKALLLVPQKSPNLAATASDFTFSIFRNPNLFTAVSQFSSSPHVQVQCSSSNKVDSSILSQDDGDDDATESVAIGEDIDLDIDIEIVIEKMGNNCRRIRLEIGIEAPLNTVWNLLTDYERLADFIPGLAVCRVLDKTDGYARLLQIGEQKLALGLKFNAKGIVDCYETPLETLPNNFGHKRDIRFNMVEGDFEIFQGKWSLQQQHPHPQQPQQVQVHTSLSYMVDVKPKMWLPVRLVEGRLCKEIKLNLACIRQEALKLTRHNTTAPQ, from the exons atgaaaatgcAAGCTCCAAGTCTTAGTAGTTACACAACTCTGCTCCATATCCCTTGTCCCACTGCTGCAACTGCAACTGCAACAACTCCAAAAGCATTGCTGCTGGTACCACAAAAAAGCCCTAACCTTGCAGCGACAGCGAGTGATtttactttttctatttttagaaATCCAAACCTTTTCACCGCCGTCTCTCAATTCAGTAGCAGTCCTCATGTGCAGGTGCAGTGCTCATCTTCAAACAAGGTCGATTCGTCCATCTTGTCCCAGGATGATGGTGATGACGATGCTACAGAATCGGTAGCCATAGGCGAAGATATTGATCTTGATATAGATATAGAAATAGTGATAGAGAAGATGGGAAACAACTGCCGGAGGATCCGGTTGGAAATTGGGATAGAAGCCCCACTCAACACCGTCTGGAATCTATTGACTGATTACGAGAGATTGGCCGACTTCATTCCGGGACTCGCCGTCTGCCGAGTGCTCGATAAGACGGACGGCTATGCTCGGCTTTtgcag ATTGGGGAGCAGAAGTTGGCGTTGGGGCTGAAATTCAATGCTAAAGGGATCGTAGATTGTTACGAGACTCCACTTGAGACCCTTCCTAATAATTTCGGTCACAAGCGTGATATCCGATTTAACATGGTTGAAGGCGACTTCGAAATCTTTCAAGGAAAATGGTCTCTCCAACAGCAACACCCACACCCGCAG CAGCCGCAGCAAGTGCAAGTGCACACAAGTCTCTCCTACATGGTTGATGTAAAGCCAAAGATGTGGCTGCCCGTTCGCCTTGTTGAGGGTAGACTTTGTAAGGAGATCAAATTAAATCTTGCATGCATCCGACAAGAAGCACTCAAACTAACTCGCCACAACACTACTGCTCCTCAATAA
- the LOC137738689 gene encoding LOW QUALITY PROTEIN: uncharacterized protein (The sequence of the model RefSeq protein was modified relative to this genomic sequence to represent the inferred CDS: inserted 5 bases in 4 codons; substituted 3 bases at 3 genomic stop codons) → MSHVDTKEPEQVMKLRGGSVLGKKTILKSDHFPGCQNKRLSPHIDGAPNYRQGDSQHVHGVAIPTIGGIQNVLNNIGAQHIDGKRAQVLWINLCEEPVVYINGCPFVLRDLERPFSNLEYTGINRARVEQMEARLKEDILIESARYGNKILLTDELPDGQMVDQWEPVPRHSVKTPLEVYKELQEQGYLVAYERVPITDEKSPKELDFDILVHKISQADINAEIIFNCQMGRGXTTTGMVIEILIYLNPIRASSIPRTNSIGKISESSEIVADNFPSSEDSIRSGEYAVIRSLIQVLEGGVEGKRQVDKVIDKCASMQNLREAIPTYCNSIMHQPDEMKREASLSFFVEYLERHYFLICFTVYIHSEGAALHSSSIDYSSFADWMKARPELYSIVRRLLRRDPMGALGYASLKPSLKKIAESADGRPCEMGVVATLRKGEVLGSQTVLKSDHCPGCQNQNLPERVDGAPNFREVPGFSVYGIANPTTDGIRSVIQSIGNSKDDHPVFWHNMREEPVIYINRKLFVLREVERPYKNMLKYTTTRXYFFLGIDRERVERMEARLKEDILREAEHYGGAIMVIHEMDDGQIFDAXEHVNSEAIQTPVEVFKGLEEDGFPIKYARVPITDGKAPKSSDFDTLAINIASASKDTAFVFNCQMGRGRTTTGTVSACLLKLQIDYGRPIKILVDNITLEEVDGGSSSGEETGGSSAASTSSVTNFRNEKEQSRVFGMNGILLLWKITRLFDNGVECREXLDAIIDRCSALQNIRQAVLQYRKVFNQQHVEPRARRVALNRGAEYLERYFHLIAFAAYLGSEAFDGFCGQGESRMTFKNWLHQRPEVQTMKWNIRLRPGRFLTVPEELRAPLESQHGDAVMEAIVKARSGSVLGKGSILKMYFFPGQRTSSHIQIHGAPHVFKVDGYPVYSMATPTILGAKEMLAYLGAKPKAEGSAAQKVILTDLREEVVVYINGTSFVLRELNKPVDTLKHVGITGPVVEHMEARLKEDILSEVRQSGGRMLLHREEYSPALNQFSVIGYLESIFADDVKTPAEVXTALKDEGYNFAYRRIPLTREREALSSDVDAIQYYIDDSAGSYLFVSHTRFGGVAYAMAIICIRTGAETNSLPKDPQPLVRXEPVVXPKEDLPSRASDEEALGMGDYQDILSLTRVLVYGPKSKAEVDIVIERCAGAGHLRDDILYYSKELKKFPDAEDEQRAYLMDMGIKALRRYFFLITFRSYLYCTSVADIKFTSWMYARPELGHLCNNLRVEK, encoded by the exons GATGGGAAGCGAGCACAAGTTCTTTGGATTAACCTTTGTGAGGAGCCG GTGGTCTATATTAATGGGTGCCCTTTTGTTTTGCGTGACTTGGAGAGGCCCTTTTCCAACCTTGAATATACG GGAATTAACAGGGCTAGGGTTGAACAAATGGAAGCCCGGTTAAAGGAAGATATTTTAATTGAATCTGCAAG ATATGGCAATAAGATCCTTCTCACTGATGAACTGCCAGATGGTCAGATGGTGGATCAATGGGAACCGGTGCCACGTCATTCTGTGAAGACACCACTAGAG GTTTACAAGGAATTGCAAGAACAAGGATACCTTGTTGCCTATGAACGTGTTCCTATAACTGATGAAAAGTCACCTAAGGAGCTggattttgatattttg GTTCATAAAATTTCTCAAGCTGACATAAATGcagaaataatttttaactgtcAAATGGGACGTGGGTGAACTACAACAGGAATGGTGATTGAAATTTTGATATACCTCAACCCTATAAGAGCTTCCA gTATTCCAAGAACCAATTCAATTGGAAAAATTTCTGAATCCAGTGAAATTGTTGCTGACAATTTTCCAAGCTCAGAAGATTCGATTCGTAGTGGTGAATATGCGGTCATAAGAAGCTTGATTCAGGTACTAGAG GGTGGTGTTGAAGGAAAGAGACAAGTGGATAAAGTTATTGACAAGTGTGCCTCTATGCAG AACTTACGTGAAGCAATTCCCACTTATTGCAATAGTATTATGCACCAACCAGATGAGATGAAAAGGGAGGCATCACTTTCATTTTTCGTGGAGTATTTGGAACGACACTACTTCCTTATATGCTTTACCGTGTACATTCATTCAGAAGGAGCAGCCCTTCATTCTAGTTCCATTGATTATAGTAGTTTTGCCGACTGGATGAAAGCTAGGCCTGAACTGTATAGTATCGTTCGCAG GCTTCTGAGAAGAGATCCAATGGGTGCACTTGGATATGCCAGTTTGAAGCCATCTTTAAAGAAGATTGCTGAATCTGCTGATGGTCGGCCTTGTGAGATGGGTGTAGTTGCCACCTTGAGAAAGGGTGAGGTTCTTGGTAGCCAAACAGTTCTGAAAAGTGACCACTGTCCTGGTTGTCAAAACCAAAATTTACCAGAAAGAGTGGATGGTGCCCCTAATTTCCGAGAGGTCCCTGGATTTTCAGTTTATGGAATTGCAAATCCAACAACTGATGGTATACGATCTGTCATCCAAAGCATTGGTAACTCCAAAGATGACCACCCAGTTTTTTGGCATAATATGAGAGAAGAACCTGTTATTTACATCAACAGAAAACTATTTGTACTTCGCGAGGTTGAAAGGCCTTACAAAAATATGCTCAAGTACACGACTACACGGTAATATTTTTTCTTA GGTATTGATCGTGAGAGAGTGGAGAGGATGGAAGCTCGGTTAAAAGAAGATATCTTGCGAGAAGCTGAGCATTATGGGGGTGCCATAATGGTTATTCATGAAATGGATGATGGGCAAATATTTGATGC GGAGCATGTAAATTCTGAGGCTATTCAGACCCCGGTAGAGGTTTTTAAAGGTTTGGAGGAAGATGGTTTTCCCATTAAGTATGCACGTGTACCCATCACTGATGGTAAAGCTCCCAAAAGTTCTGATTTTGACACATTGGCTATTAATATTGCTTCTGCTTCCAAGGACActgcttttgttttcaattgccAG ATGGGTAGAGGAAGGACAACTACAGGTACGGTAAGTGCTTGCCTTTTGAAACTCCAAATTGACTACGGGAGACCTATCAAAATCCTGGTTGACAATATTACCCTTGAAGAAGTGGATGGTGGTAGCTCAAGTGGTGAAGAAACTGGAGGTAGTAGTGCTGCATCAACCTCCAGTGTTACAAATTTTAGAAATGAAAAGGAGCAAAGCCGTGTATTCGGCATGAATGGCATCCTCTTGTTGTGGAAAATAACAAGATTATTTGATAATGGGGTGGAATGCCGGG GCCTTGATGCTATAATTGATAGATGCTCTGCTCTACAGAACATACGTCAAGCTGTTCTGCAGTACAGAAAGGTATTCAATCAACAACATGTTGAGCCAAGGGCTAGGAGGGTGGCATTAAATCGTGGTGCTGAGTACTTGGAGCGCTACTTCCATTTAATTGCTTTTGCAGCATACTTGGGAAGTGAAGCATTTGATGGATTTTGTGGGCAAGGAGAATCTAGGATGACGTTTAAGAATTGGTTGCATCAGCGACCGGAGGTTCAAACAATGAAATGGAACATAAGACTAAGACCTGGACGCTTTTTAACTGTCCCT GAGGAGTTAAGAGCACCACTTGAGTCCCAGCATGGGGATGCTGTCATGGAGGCCATTGTCAAGGCCCGTAGTGGTTCGGTTTTGGGGAAAGGTTCTATACTTAAAATGTATTTCTTTCCAGGTCAAAGGACGTCTAGTCACATACAAATACATGGTGCACCACATGTTTTTAAG GTGGATGGATATCCTGTGTATAGCATGGCTACACCGACAATTCTTGGTGCCAAAGAGATGTTAGCATATTTAGGTGCCAAACCCAAAGCAGAAGGATCTGCTGCTCAAAAAGTGATTTTAACTGATCTGAGAGAAGAAGTAGTTGTCTACATTAATGGCACATCATTTGTTCTACGGGAGTTAAACAAACCTGTTGATACACTCAAGCATGTGGGAATCACAGGCCCAGTG GTGGAACACATGGAAGCACGACTAAAAGAAGATATACTATCTGAGGTCAGGCAGTCTGGTGGCCGTATGCTTTTACACCGGGAAGAATATAGCCCAGCTTTGAACCAGTTCAGTGTCATAGGATACTTAGAAAGCATCTTTGCAGATGATGTGAAGACACCAGCTGAAG TTACTGCTTTGAAAGATGAGGGTTATAATTTTGCATACAGGAGAATACCATTAACTAGAGAAAGAGAGGCTTTATCTTCTGATGTGGATGCAATTCAATACTACATAGATGA TTCTGCAGGGAGTTACCTTTTTGTATCGCACACAAGGTTTGGAGGAGTTGCATATGCAATGGCTATTATTTGTATCAGAACTGGTGCAGAAACAAACTCCCTACCAAAGGATCCACAACCATTGGTTA ATGAACCTGTTGTGTAACCTAAAGAGGATTTGCCTTCTCGAGCTTCTGATGAAGAAGCTCTGGGGATGGGTGACTACCAAGACATACTAAGCCTTACAAGAGTTCTTGTATACGGTCCTAAGAGCAAAGCAGAAGTTGACATTGTTATAGAAAg GTGTGCAGGTGCGGGACATCTGCGAGATGACATTCTTTATTATAGTAAGGAACTCAAGAAGTTCCCTGATGCTGAGGATGAGCAACGAGCATATCTCATGGACATGGGGATCAAAGCGTTAAG AAGATA TTTTTTCCTTATAACATTTAGGTCCTACCTCTACTGCACTTCTGTGGCTGATATAAAATTCACATCATGGATGTACGCGAGGCCTGAACTAGGACATCTATGTAATAACCTTAGGGTCGAAAAATGA